The Ziziphus jujuba cultivar Dongzao chromosome 5, ASM3175591v1 genome segment GTTTCATGTTGGCTAAAAAAGtagggttaaaaaaataaaaaaataaaaaaaaaatgcgaaGAAGAGAATCAGTCATAAACATTTAGCATGATATCTTAGTAGTTAGTAGAATGTACCTGAGAGTTCTGAACAAGAACATCAATGGCAGCCAGATAAGGAGCCACAGTCAAGGTTTTGTTCACAAAGTGAACACGATCCTTTATCTTTTTCTCTAATACAAAGTTTCGCAGTTCTGTTTCAAACTTTGTCTGAGCATTCATGTCACTTCCCACTACAAGGGCATGCATTGTTGGCACCTGCAACTTTTTGTCTTGGATCAACTGCAGACTTTCATGAAATGCACGGAGAAATAGATCCTGTCCTTTCCCACGAGAAACACCTGCAATTAGAGGAAGCATGTTGCTCAGAAAATATTGTATTTCAATATATGAGGGGTAATATAAGTAAGTAAAGTTAATACAGAGCACTATAAATTTTGTAGAATTAATACAGAGCactaaaatggaaaattttgcaGAATTTTCAATGTTATGGGCCAGAGATATAAATCAAAGTTGTACTAGGCGTGACCCATAGCCAAGTCCATGTAACATAATGCAGATATTGATAAGGAATACAAGGAAATGAAAGAAGACAAGACTAAATCAGCACATTTTCTGGAAATAACCCAAAATAGTTTCATCAACCCAATATAATGAGTGCAATGCAAAACGTTAACTAAATTTATTAGGGAAGGACCCAATTTAACAATCTAAGATATCAAACCAAAACTGAATACAGGCTGATGCAGATTAAGTGAATCAAACAGGCAAATGTAGGATATGTTAATTGTTATATAAACCAGGAAAGCATACTATTTATGATGGCAAAGAGTAGATCGTCACTTCGCACTCCAAGAGACTCCCGTACATGCTCACGAAGAACCCTCCTTGATACACTATCTTCAGCAACTTCCATCAGTTCCTTGCTATTTCCAAGGTGCACGACATAAGTTTTAGACATTTCAATCCTAGAAAGCACAATTAAACGTATACATCAAACAAATGAGATTGAGGAAGGTTTATGGAATAAGGTACAACAAAAGGAAATATTTTATGGgaaacataatttaatttatagaattAGATAGCAAGAAGAAAATCCCACTCCAACACAGCACATGCTTAAACAAGTCATATAATCCTTCTGAAAGCGCTCAATTCAGTATATGTTGAAGCAAGAAACGAAAGGTGAACAATGAAAGCAACAATTCACCACAAATCTGTTTCAACATTAACAGAGTAAACGCAAACAGGAATGAAATGAAAATGGGTTCGAGGTATGTCATTTGATCTCGGAAGAACATACCGTAGGCGTTCTCGAGTCCTGTTCTTCCAGTATTCAGCAGTTGTATGCGAATCAATCATGGCACCTGCAACAAAAGGGAGGTGCTTAACGTACTCCACTTTAAAATAATGCCCCCGCATTTCATGAATCCACCATAAAACCTTTGGAAGAACTTGAGCAACATTTTCCTTTAGTACAGCATCCAGCCATTTCCCAGCAACAGCAGTATTCAGAACAATTAAATCCGCCTTAAGAGCTGTGTCTATGGCCTTTTGACCTCTTGCATTGAACACCTaacattttttatcaaaattccacAATCAAAAGGCCAATAactaccaaatatatatatatatatatatatatatatattcaacaaaatctaaaagatCCTAAAAATTGCTCAATATGCACTTGTGCCATAACTGGTAAAACATTGTAAAAtcccattttatttttgtgaaaaaagaaaaaaaaaaaaaaaaggatggcaAAATTTTAGGAATTTTCAGAAAATCAAATTAACCTGCACTCCTCGGTCCAACATTTTATGCTCTAAGCTGTAGACCACTTCGTCAGGTTCCGCTGGTTTCTGGTTAGTGATCCAAACAACCTCCGCGCCAACACCTCTTAATAGAAATGCCAGCTCCATAAGTAACAATggacctccttttttttttttttttttttgtggaaaatttatgaaaagaaaaaatgttgttAGATGGAAAgagcaaaaaacccaaaaaaaaaaaaaaaaagaaagaaaagaaagcctTCAATTTTAAGCACTTTTAATTCGcttcaactttttcttttttttttaacttttcttatTCCTTTCAATACCCACacgaaaagaaaaacaaaaaaaatgaaaaacagaaAGATTACCGGATAATGAAAGCTCATGAGAAACCAAGAGGACCAGTTTAGACTTCATGAATTGGAGAGGGTTCGGTGCAACACTTCGGAGTCGATCGTCCGAGTGAATCTCAGGCTCTCTAACTTTTCCTCCACCAAAACCGGTACTGGTACTTGCACTGCACGAATCGAAAGCCGTCCTCATGAAGAACACCATAACCGTTGAAAGAGAAAACAAAGCCAAAACCATCAATGCCCACCGCTTCTTCTGCATCCCCATCCAGGCATTTTTTTCCTTACCCattttctctctgtctctctgtctctctcttactgatttcaaaatctcaaagaaaaatatcaaacaGTATGTGTTTTGGCATTGCTCGAGTTCGTCTTCAAGATCTTTAACAGCAACAAAAACATGTGGAAGATCTACTCATCTCGACCACCACACTTTATGTTTCACAATAACCAACTTTCACCATGTGAATTAGGAATTGACCTCCATTTTCAACCATCTGTTTGCGGTGATAAGCGCTATGCAgacttaaataattattttgggCTTTTAAAACACTCATACGGCAGACTTGGGTTTCCTTAGGAATTAGGTTTCTTGGGCTTCTAATTAACGCAGCACAACGGTAGGCCGTGATTATTGGGCTTCACATCCAAGTCCGACATGTTTGTAGTCTTTTATGACAAATTAGCAAACGACTTTGCCAATAGCTGTGTTTCACTTTAATAGTATAAAAAATACCACGTTACATTCTTTAAGcgtaaaattgaattttcaaaaaagcaagggaaaaaaaaaaaaaaaaaaaagggaataaagAGATGAGAAAAAACATGAAGCAAAGACAAGTGAGGAAAGAACATTTTGGAAGCGTACCCAGTTGGAAGACGTGGAGATGAAAAAGTCATAGACTCGTcatgaaagaaaagaatatcATTGATACTTTGGTTAAGCCGGTGCTGCtactttgtttaattttaataaaaagtaaaaatgattCTGTTTATTTTGGCGAGCTTCATGTACCAAGGAAAAACTTTTTTCATATAACCGGTGGTATACAATGATGAAATgtcacataattttttttttatatatataaatgatatgatattgcagtttattcataaataaatatataatatttttatataagatTCATGAACAAAACAAGatataaactaaaaatctattatattaaATGTCTTAATTATATTGTATGTTTTTAAGATAGGAATTAAAAAGAtgtaaagtaaaaatttttatcacAAATATCTTTCAtatactttaaaaatatatataaaaaagtgaTATTTATTATGTACGGTTTTCATTATAATAATATCACTTTTgtctatataaaataatttttttaaaattaaaaaagaatcaaTTGTAACTTCTGATTTATCGATAACCCCCGGAGGTACTATAAGTACTACAATTGAACCGAAATAAACCTCTTAGAAGATGGAAGCACACGTGTGTTGAAAGTTGAAACGCTTTGCATTCCTACTACATGTTCTCTTTTACGAAGCACTACGTGAAATTGATTAGAACTGAACCAGATGATAAAAGAAGTTTCCTCTTAAACGAAGAAACAGACAAATTCGTCTACAAAATCATATTCCGCCATAAGAAATATTAAAGAGTTTACGCTTTAATCATCAACACGGGAAAACAAACACCCATTTACTAATTTACCACTGGAAACTCTCATTATTCTTTTAGCCAAACACGCAAAGTTATAATCaatattaataaaccaaacagttttttttttttttctaacattaATTAAGTCGGCGACAATTCTTCCTAACTTCACCATTAAATCCAGTGAGAGGGTTAATATTTCCCATCTTGACCATTGACTTAGCAAACTGGTCAAAGAAAAGATTTTCATCCTCTGCATAGCTCTTAACCAGCTCAACTATCTTCCCAACATTCCCTGTGAGAAGGACTTGATCCGAAGTAAGAAGTCCTTTTCCCCAGAGTATGAGTCTGAAGTAGGTGTTATCAAATCTGGCAGGGGAAGCAAAATCCAACGGCGAGATGTTGTTGTCCCCACCTGATATTGGACAAACCGATTTCAAACCCAGGTAGTAGGATTTGTCTAGAGTCTCATCAGGTTGGTTGTTCCCATTTTGGTTGTACAGCCTCTGCTTGAATGTCGTACACCGTGCCATCCCAATTGTATGCCCccctatatattataatttattaaaaaaaaaaaaaaacgataaatcatgttaaattttatagtaggaaaataaattaaattggaataataATCCAAAGCCTTAACCTGAGAGTGCAACGAGGTCTGCTTCATCAAGGCCTTGGCGGTTGAAAGAAGTTAAGAGGTTCTGTAGAGTGGAGTTTGGAGCTGGGATGTTGGTGTTTGAGGCACTTAGGCTTGCAGTTTTTGAATCCCTTCTTCCCAGTGGCAGTAGCCAGTTGGGTCCACCGCTCTGctccatcatcaccatcataacCCAAAAAGCTTAGAAATTGTATAACAACtcctttgagaaaaaaaaatatatatatatatatatatatattaattaataatatagcaTTAATATATAATTGGTGTTTGATTTACCAGAACAGTGGAGCCGCGGGCAGCAAGAGCGAGAATGTCAGCGCAAGAGACGGTACTGGCACATTCTTCTTCCAGTTTGGCCTTGATCTCGTCGATCACTTCGAATCCTCTGAGGGAATTTCTGTTTGGTCCTgactttttttcactcactatTGTCGCGCTATCGTCTAACAGCACCGATGCGTCACAACCCTATTCAATTTTTGACACACATTTGCCTTGCTCATTAAAATTTATGTGCATGCATGCAATTAACAAGCTGTACTATAAACGTTTCAAAGTCACAACTTCCTTACTTATAAAATTTGTtctgctttattattattattattattttcttcttacttgtcaaaattattatatattcgATGATAACctgaaacatataaatatatatatatatttgaagttaACCTGAACAAAACAGTCATGGAAGTGAAGCCTAAGCAGAGAGGCAGCTATCCTGGGCTCCTTATCGATGGCCTTCTGCAACACTGAGAGAACAATATCATTAGCTTGAGGGCAAGAGAACTGATAGAATTCTGGGAAGAGACCAAAGGACCCTCCAAATATTCCACCATGTCCACCCCACCCAAAGTTGAAACCAGGGTGAGCCAGAGAGAGTGTGGCTGAGAGCAGAGTAATTGCCACAAGCCTCAGAGTCACGCTAAAGACTGCCATATGGAAGCTTAATCAAAGTATTAAAAAGCTAGTTACAGTGTCTAAGTAGTGCCTTATTCACTGGAAATTGATAGTATGTTTATAGAGACAAAGGggtattctatatatatatatatatatatatgtacatatatatcagATCAACCACTCTCCTACCAAATCCTCTCCGGAATACCTAACACGAGTAGCCCAACTCTGACTTTTTCCAATTTCTCGTCTCTATTAGTCTTGTTTTAACGTTGGAGATTATGATAAAGTGTgttaaaaaagagagagagatgggtTTGAGTTACAGTGTTTCTGGTATTACctgctccaaaaaaaaaaaaaaaaaaaaaaaaaaggaattgtaTAGATTCCCCTTCTACTTCCAGGTACGAATCCAAATTTGGCAATTTTGTTTGCTCAAATTTCAATaaacttttacatatatttttccatctccttgaaaataaagaatatatatacaattaaagtTGTAAAGAACCGGTTGTTGAAAATGTCCTCCTGCATTTATAACGTAGAAATCAAGGGTTTCAACCCATAACAGATATTAAATTTAGCATATGCCATTTGGGCAGTGCcattgttaaattttaacattttacctCCAATTGGTGCCTTCAATGGTGAtgccaaatttgaaaattggatCACACAACCATTAGATATGCCAGCCCTTAaaccttttattaattttttttattttttttaatggtagaAACGGATCCAAtaatcatttaataatatttataatttgacaatactattttttactatttttattttttaacgtaAAATTCACATGCTCAAATTTGACATTAAAATTGCTATTAGAATGCTGATGTTAATgccaaaatataaaatgatgatGTTAAAATTGCATTTACCATTTCATATGCTCTTTTAAGGTTTAGTAATGTAAACGTAGCAAAACTGCATACAGGTTGGCGTTGACGACATGTCCAGTTGAGCTAACCCATTGGACTAGATATTGGATAGTGGTTAGAAAACCATATGATGTATTAAGTTGGACTGCTTCTTCGGCTATATATCATAAACGGTTTTTAGTGTTGAATGATGTAGAGATGGTTACTCACATTCCACTTTTATGAAATCGGATATTTATTTCGATGTTCTAGCCTAGTACAAATTCATCTCCTATTTGTTCAGCATTTGTCACCTTAAATTGCATACTCCTAACCAACCTCAACCATCTCATCAAAACTCCTGCCAGATTTCGAGGAGCTGCTTAAAAGCCTCGGTTTAATTAAGTGTTTTAAGTATATGAGTCACAAAATTATTCTTAAATACAGCGGGTAATTAACTACTAGTTTCTAATCTGTTTTCTAAAAAAAAGGGGTAAGAGTTGGTTGTTGAACAGAGTAATattactataaaatatatacagaATAATTACATTCTCCCATCTTCTCCTCTCAGGGCAAAAGCTGTTCTTTCACTTGTTGAAACAGTACAAAACTTCTCTGCTCAGGAACAATACTAAAAAACCCTTCTTGATGCTATACAGGTCATCAAAGAAAATTGCGATCATGTTATACACAATTGCCGCATTGGTGTAAGTAGCCTTGCAAACCGAAGGGGAACGTGTGCCTTGACCAATGTCCCATTTTCTGAGTATTCCTGTAAAATTcaggaaagaaaatgaaataagatATTAATGTCTAACCAGATTGCGAACTAcagttttattaataaatattaaaagttcAAGCATTAATCATCTTTCTATTTCTTATATTGAATGTTTGTCCGGTGAAAACTAATTAAGTATTGATCGAAAAATCCTGATTTCTAAAGATAATGCATAATAACAAAAAGATAAAGGAAGCAATGTAAAAGACCAAATCACCATCCTCAATGTACTTACAGTTCTCTCCACCATTCCAACCTGATGGATGGTACTAAGAAGCTCCCCATTTTCGAAAGGGATCAAGGCTTCAACCCATATCATAGAATCCTGTCATACGAAAAGTTTACCTCATTCAACAAGAAAAAGACTTTAACAATTTGTGTTTCACTTTTCTGAAGCAAAATATGTCATCTAACCAAGCTATAATACAAATACTGATGTCTACTATTTACCTTCAATTTTTCCTGAACTGCATCACAAAATTCAAGCAGGCCATCGCCATTCAAAGCAGATATGCAAACAACATCATCTCTCTTCTCTGCTTCTAACCTAATTTTTTGCGGTTCACTAACCCTATCAACCTGACATAAGTAGAAGCACTTGATCAAGCATCAGTTCAAGTTGCAGGGTAAAAACCTTGGACCGACATGAATAATATAGTCTATGATTACTGTTATCTATAAGCCCagtattttaaatacaacttAAAACCATGATACAGATCCACATATAAAGAGGAAATAATAAAGTTGTATATTTGACACTAGATTAGAACCAGAGCGGCCAGCGAAAACATTTCCTTGTACCTTGTTCCAGACCATCAACTTTGGAATTGAAGACACATCCAGCTCTGATAGGACTTTGTCCACAGCATCTATCTGTTGCTGAGCCAGGGGATGACTGAAGTAGATGGAAAAATCCAAcaggttaaaaaaaattctgtcaTCAAAAATATGTCTCTTTAACAGGATTTCTTAAATTGTACCTGATGTCCACCACATGCACCAACAGTGATGACTCAGATATCTCCTCCAATGTTGCTCTGAAGGCAGCAACCTGCAAGTAGGTATTGGCCTTAGTGACAACATTATTCAAATTCAACATTAAGGTTCAGTTGATGTTCATCAAAACCTTTTTTAAGGagtgaaataaaaattttgagagagagggaaaaaaaaaaaaaaaacagtgaatttaaaattaatagaaacgAGAGAAGGAAGAAATCCAGTCACACatttgtgaaaagaaatataGTGGTAGATCCATCCATAAGTTGAATAGTGTCTCACCAGTGTAGTCGGTAACTTTTGAATGAAACCAACTGTATCCGTGAGAAGAAACTCTTTCCCATTCTTCATCTAGAAAACAAGACAGTGAAACAGCATCTTATTTACCACCACAAactcatttaaaattttcttcaaaaccaGTAAAGTACTCAAATTAGTAAttctcaaaaagaaaataatgatcAGAACAGCATAAAAGGTTTAAATGGCTATAGACTCTACAAAGTATTCCATTGTCATAGAAAAACTAAAGATGGAATAGCCTGTCAATGCAATGGTTCAACAGTCCGCAGCCCACTTGCTACACCATGAAATCAAAGTTGCATCTAATTATATGactgtataaatattatatgacTCAAAATcatattgcaagaagaagtttCCCTGAATATGATTGCCTGACCTGAACTCTTCTAGTAGTTGGATCAAGTGTTGCAAATAACTGATCCTCGGCAAGCACGTTAGCTCCTGTCAATCGATTTAAAAGTGTACTCTTTCCAGCATTCGTGTAACCAACCTAAAGTTTTATTCAAGAGCATTAAGCTTCTACAATCAACCAATAGGTAATTGCAGTCTTCCAATTGCAACtttaaaccaataaaaaaaaaatttttttaaaaaaattaccaaagacACCACTGGGACAGGTACAGAAACACGCCTACTTCTGTACTGCTTTCTATGTTTTCTAACGGATTCTAACTCCTTCTTGAGAGCACCGATCTAACAGTCAAACATGtttagagaaaaaaatcaattttcagtGGCAAAAAAGAATGTAAGATAGCCTCTGAAAGGAACAAATGATATGATATCCCAAACGTCCAGAGAAAGGACACTCATTAGGAAAGTagacattattattataataggaaATTGGGAATTACGGGAACATTTATGATTCGATAAAAAAGATGCTTACTTGAGTACGTAAGATACGCTTATCCACTTCAATTTGTTTCTCACCCATTCCTTTAACCTTTCCTCCTGCTTGACGCTCAAGATGAGTCCACATTTTTGTTAATCTAGGTAACTGATACTCCATTTGTGCCAATGCAACCTAgaaatatcataattttgagcATGAAAATGTTgataactttttctttcttatttatgACTTATGGTCAGATAAACAGGTAAAATGACAAAACGGCATAaagtatgaaaaataaatatacaatttactgactaaaaattaaaaagcatgaaaaagaaaaaagaaaaaaaaaaaaatacttgtaaagCTGCTTCATGTGTTGCTGCCCTCTGGTTAAAGATATCCAGGATGAGCGCTGTGcggtcacaaactctaacatCTCCACCAAAAGCCTTCTCCAAATTACGCAACTGCCTGGAAATTTGACATTTAAACCCCAAAACAATAAATACAtattacaaactttatatcataaataattatgcATGAAGAATAGATAAATCAATTGGGGTGTTCAATCTGTATATGATATAAACAGATACGAAGAATCTGTCAAATATTTGATTCTTACCCCGCTGAAAGCTCATCATCAAATACTACAGTCTCCGCTCCCAGAGCACGAATTGCACTCTTGATCTCCGCTACTTTTCCGGATCCAATGTATGTCCTTGGGTTTGGAGAAGCTAGTCTGCAATGCATATAGAATAAACGAACAAACGATTCgcacaaatattttaaaacaaaaaatgatcaCAGACGAGACCTCTTCGTCATATCATAAACAATGAGTATTTTGACGAAAATCAACAATGCTAgagtacatatataattatatttctaCCAAGGCACATAACAATAGCATAGTTGCACTGAATTGATAATTACTTTTGATATGTAGAACCAACGACCATAAGCCCAGCAGTGTCAGCTAGCTGGGCAAGTTCCTTGATTGAATCCTCTATACCAAATGAGTCCTTTATATCACCTTTGCGCTCAACTCCTACAAGGTACGCTTTCTCTtcaaaaacctaaaaataaaatacaaaaattttccaTTACTTCTCACttgtacaaataaatttttttttttcttccttgtcCTGTGTTTAAAATAAGTTTATATTGCCTATTGACTAAAAACATTGGTTCGAAATGTCCAAATACATGTATAGTTGGACCAAGAAAAATCCTTCTAtctaaattttctttctctttattgTTCATTGCCTAATATATTTCGCGCCAAACCAACACAATCTCAAATTAAAATGGAACCGTGTAAAAGTGAAAACGGACCTCCCTTCCGTTCCGAAGCTTAAACCTATCTGATCCTTCATCTTCTTCGGCCTTCTTCTTAACCCTATTCGAAGAACCACGGACCTTCTCTTCGGATTTGGCATCTGCGACTCCATCGAGTGCTCCATGGACAACTTCTTTTCCTTCCTCTTCTTTGGTATCATCAACCACTGGGTTATTCAACGATACGTCGTCGGGGGATACGACCCCGATGCCTTGTTGCAGAACTCTGGCAAAGATTCTCGTCGAGATCTTAGGATACTTTCTGTGAATGAGAGGGAAATTTTGGGGATTAGGGCTTACGGATAGCCATCGAAGATAGGATTCGTGAAACTGAGGTGAGGGACGAATCAGTGAGGAACAAAAACATGCGCTCATGATAGGATTTGCTTTCCGTCTCTCCCAAGCTGGAGGAACCAAACACTGGTGCACTGTAAGCAGTCTGTTTGGACTTGGAGGTCGTTTTTGTGGTTATTTTTaacggcttttttttttttttttttttttctttttgggtaataaaatgGTTCAAATCTAAATGCACTGTCGTTTTGTTCTGATTATTGGTGGTGTTCTACTAAAGAGGACAccagtattattttttttttttttttgaataaaagacACCAGTATTTAGtcgattatttttttcattttttaaccaCACAACTTCTCcttttagaaatattttgttaatttttatctatttttcatCCTTATTGCATTGAATATTGATTGTGTTTATGTACTTTATGGACTCCATGTTAGATTTTAtgctactaaaataataatattttgaacgaATCTCAACCTGATCAAACTGGtaccaaaaaactaaaaaatccaaaatagcAAGAAGATAAAACTTGGAACGAAATGCTCTCATTTCATTTCCCTACAAAGTCCGAATCAAAAATTTAAGCTTCCCAGTCGGTGTGGGATTcatccaacaaaataataacctAAGACTGAGGAGTAGTTTCAACTTTGAGACACTTAAA includes the following:
- the LOC107435477 gene encoding uncharacterized protein LOC107435477 isoform X4 codes for the protein MSACFCSSLIRPSPQFHESYLRWLSVSPNPQNFPLIHRKYPKISTRIFARVLQQGIGVVSPDDVSLNNPVVDDTKEEEGKEVVHGALDGVADAKSEEKVRGSSNRVKKKAEEDEGSDRFKLRNGREVFEEKAYLVGVERKGDIKDSFGIEDSIKELAQLADTAGLMVVGSTYQKLASPNPRTYIGSGKVAEIKSAIRALGAETVVFDDELSAGQLRNLEKAFGGDVRVCDRTALILDIFNQRAATHEAALQVALAQMEYQLPRLTKMWTHLERQAGGKVKGMGEKQIEVDKRILRTQIGALKKELESVRKHRKQYRSRRVSVPVPVVSLVGYTNAGKSTLLNRLTGANVLAEDQLFATLDPTTRRVQMKNGKEFLLTDTVGFIQKLPTTLVAAFRATLEEISESSLLVHVVDISHPLAQQQIDAVDKVLSELDVSSIPKLMVWNKVDRVSEPQKIRLEAEKRDDVVCISALNGDGLLEFCDAVQEKLKDSMIWVEALIPFENGELLSTIHQVGMVERTEYSENGTLVKAHVPLRFARLLTPMRQLCIT
- the LOC107435477 gene encoding uncharacterized protein LOC107435477 isoform X1, translating into MSACFCSSLIRPSPQFHESYLRWLSVSPNPQNFPLIHRKYPKISTRIFARVLQQGIGVVSPDDVSLNNPVVDDTKEEEGKEVVHGALDGVADAKSEEKVRGSSNRVKKKAEEDEGSDRFKLRNGREVFEEKAYLVGVERKGDIKDSFGIEDSIKELAQLADTAGLMVVGSTYQKLASPNPRTYIGSGKVAEIKSAIRALGAETVVFDDELSAGQLRNLEKAFGGDVRVCDRTALILDIFNQRAATHEAALQVALAQMEYQLPRLTKMWTHLERQAGGKVKGMGEKQIEVDKRILRTQIGALKKELESVRKHRKQYRSRRVSVPVPVVSLVGYTNAGKSTLLNRLTGANVLAEDQLFATLDPTTRRVQMKNGKEFLLTDTVGFIQKLPTTLVAAFRATLEEISESSLLVHVVDISHPLAQQQIDAVDKVLSELDVSSIPKLMVWNKVDRVSEPQKIRLEAEKRDDVVCISALNGDGLLEFCDAVQEKLKDSMIWVEALIPFENGELLSTIHQVGMVERTVSTLRMEYSENGTLVKAHVPLRFARLLTQFSLMTCIASRRVF
- the LOC107435477 gene encoding uncharacterized protein LOC107435477 isoform X2 codes for the protein MSACFCSSLIRPSPQFHESYLRWLSVSPNPQNFPLIHRKYPKISTRIFARVLQQGIGVVSPDDVSLNNPVVDDTKEEEGKEVVHGALDGVADAKSEEKVRGSSNRVKKKAEEDEGSDRFKLRNGREVFEEKAYLVGVERKGDIKDSFGIEDSIKELAQLADTAGLMVVGSTYQKLASPNPRTYIGSGKVAEIKSAIRALGAETVVFDDELSAGQLRNLEKAFGGDVRVCDRTALILDIFNQRAATHEAALQVALAQMEYQLPRLTKMWTHLERQAGGKVKGMGEKQIEVDKRILRTQIGALKKELESVRKHRKQYRSRRVSVPVPVVSLVGYTNAGKSTLLNRLTGANVLAEDQLFATLDPTTRRVQMKNGKEFLLTDTVGFIQKLPTTLVAAFRATLEEISESSLLVHVVDISHPLAQQQIDAVDKVLSELDVSSIPKLMVWNKVDRVSEPQKIRLEAEKRDDVVCISALNGDGLLEFCDAVQEKLKDSMIWVEALIPFENGELLSTIHQVGMVERTEYSENGTLVKAHVPLRFARLLTQFSLMTCIASRRVF
- the LOC107435477 gene encoding uncharacterized protein LOC107435477 isoform X5, whose translation is MSACFCSSLIRPSPQFHESYLRWLSVSPNPQNFPLIHRKYPKISTRIFARVLQQGIGVVSPDDVSLNNPVVDDTKEEEGKEVVHGALDGVADAKSEEKVRGSSNRVKKKAEEDEGSDRFKLRNGREVFEEKAYLVGVERKGDIKDSFGIEDSIKELAQLADTAGLMVVGSTYQKLASPNPRTYIGSGKVAEIKSAIRALGAETVVFDDELSAGQLRNLEKAFGGDVRVCDRTALILDIFNQRAATHEAALQVALAQMEYQLPRLTKMWTHLERQAGGKVKGMGEKQIEVDKRILRTQMKNGKEFLLTDTVGFIQKLPTTLVAAFRATLEEISESSLLVHVVDISHPLAQQQIDAVDKVLSELDVSSIPKLMVWNKVDRVSEPQKIRLEAEKRDDVVCISALNGDGLLEFCDAVQEKLKDSMIWVEALIPFENGELLSTIHQVGMVERTVSTLRMEYSENGTLVKAHVPLRFARLLTQFSLMTCIASRRVF
- the LOC107435477 gene encoding uncharacterized protein LOC107435477 isoform X3, which encodes MSACFCSSLIRPSPQFHESYLRWLSVSPNPQNFPLIHRKYPKISTRIFARVLQQGIGVVSPDDVSLNNPVVDDTKEEEGKEVVHGALDGVADAKSEEKVRGSSNRVKKKAEEDEGSDRFKLRNGREVFEEKAYLVGVERKGDIKDSFGIEDSIKELAQLADTAGLMVVGSTYQKLASPNPRTYIGSGKVAEIKSAIRALGAETVVFDDELSAGQLRNLEKAFGGDVRVCDRTALILDIFNQRAATHEAALQVALAQMEYQLPRLTKMWTHLERQAGGKVKGMGEKQIEVDKRILRTQIGALKKELESVRKHRKQYRSRRVSVPVPVVSLVGYTNAGKSTLLNRLTGANVLAEDQLFATLDPTTRRVQMKNGKEFLLTDTVGFIQKLPTTLVAAFRATLEEISESSLLVHVVDISHPLAQQQIDAVDKVLSELDVSSIPKLMVWNKVDRVSEPQKIRLEAEKRDDVVCISALNGDGLLEFCDAVQEKLKDSMIWVEALIPFENGELLSTIHQVGMVERTVSTLRMEYSENGTLVKAHVPLRFARLLTPMRQLCIT